Proteins encoded together in one Dechloromonas sp. HYN0024 window:
- a CDS encoding prepilin-type N-terminal cleavage/methylation domain-containing protein, producing MKTIQKGFTLIELIIVIVILGILSATALPKFIDLRADANAAAVAGVAGGLSSASSINVAGCAVANNVSGARCTPLSAATAKCSGIGALLTPAITITAGALPSPTVQGRYYIVTDSALTTAGVSCTLVMGDGTAAGVTATFVGHATGA from the coding sequence ATGAAAACGATTCAAAAAGGCTTCACCCTGATCGAACTGATCATCGTCATTGTCATTCTCGGGATTCTGTCCGCAACGGCATTGCCAAAGTTTATTGATCTTCGTGCTGATGCCAACGCAGCTGCTGTGGCTGGCGTTGCTGGTGGTTTGTCTTCCGCCAGTTCAATCAATGTGGCTGGGTGTGCAGTGGCGAATAATGTCTCCGGAGCAAGGTGTACCCCGCTGTCTGCCGCCACCGCAAAATGCAGTGGCATTGGCGCGTTGTTGACGCCGGCGATTACGATTACTGCAGGGGCCTTGCCATCCCCAACTGTTCAAGGTAGATATTATATTGTGACCGATTCGGCCCTGACCACTGCCGGGGTGTCATGCACACTCGTCATGGGTGACGGCACTGCCGCAGGTGTTACTGCGACCTTTGTCGGACATGCGACGGGTGCTTGA
- a CDS encoding prepilin-type N-terminal cleavage/methylation domain-containing protein → MKTDSMSSKRGQFGFTLIELIVVIIILGILASVALPRFVNLQREARIAKLQAARGSILAGSALAHATVLARAGVADAAGCPGGGGTATNITTGAGTVCTESGIVSLTNGYPAVSAIGTAGILSMAGLTSAFIPTAANLQADGYTYAVAGTTATFGVVGATTAGTCFFSYTAAIANAAPVTASDTAGC, encoded by the coding sequence ATGAAAACTGATTCAATGAGCAGCAAGCGCGGCCAGTTCGGTTTTACCCTGATCGAACTGATTGTCGTCATCATCATTCTCGGTATCCTGGCCTCCGTGGCCCTGCCGCGTTTCGTCAATCTGCAGCGAGAAGCCCGTATTGCCAAATTGCAGGCGGCTCGTGGCAGCATCTTGGCCGGTTCGGCTTTGGCGCACGCAACGGTTCTGGCGCGTGCCGGGGTTGCCGACGCTGCCGGTTGTCCCGGTGGTGGCGGTACGGCCACCAACATTACAACCGGTGCCGGCACAGTGTGTACCGAAAGCGGCATTGTTAGCCTGACCAACGGATATCCGGCGGTCAGTGCTATTGGTACGGCGGGTATCCTGTCGATGGCAGGTCTGACCAGCGCCTTCATTCCGACTGCCGCCAACCTTCAGGCTGATGGATATACCTATGCGGTTGCCGGTACCACCGCCACCTTTGGTGTCGTTGGTGCGACCACAGCGGGAACCTGTTTCTTCTCTTATACCGCAGCAATTGCCAATGCTGCGCCGGTTACCGCCAGCGATACTGCTGGCTGCTGA
- a CDS encoding type II secretion system F family protein has protein sequence MANFAYKGRDGGGKLIEGVLEGASSGGVADLLLGRGITPLSIQETRASAKSGGDGGGIEFFKPTVEHVDILLFSRQLHTLLKSGVPIMRALSGLQESAINPAMKEVIRDVRESLEGGRELSLSLARHPTVFNPFYISMVRVGEATGLLDEIFLRLFDHLEFERFMREQVKSALRYPSFVIMAMVAAMVVVNIFVIPAFAKVFDGFGADLPLMTKILLGFSNFMVAWWPAMLVGTIGAALAFRAWVRTDAGLMQWEAMVLRFPIAGKIVRKAAMARFSRSFALGLRSGVPVMQALSNSAQTVGNSYIAQKIEGMRDTVERGESVVRAAIASSFFSPVVLQMISVGEESGSLDEMLEEVGQMYQREVEYELKTLGQQIEPILIVSLGAMVLVLALGIFLPMWDLGKVAIKH, from the coding sequence GTGGCCAATTTTGCCTACAAGGGACGGGATGGTGGCGGCAAGCTGATCGAGGGGGTGCTCGAAGGCGCCAGCTCGGGCGGTGTGGCTGACCTGCTGCTCGGTCGCGGCATCACGCCGCTTTCCATTCAGGAAACCCGGGCCTCGGCAAAAAGCGGCGGTGATGGTGGCGGCATCGAGTTCTTCAAGCCCACGGTTGAACACGTCGACATCCTGCTCTTCTCGCGGCAACTCCATACCCTGCTCAAGTCCGGCGTGCCGATCATGCGCGCCCTGAGTGGCCTGCAGGAGTCGGCGATCAACCCGGCCATGAAGGAAGTCATCCGGGATGTCCGCGAAAGCCTGGAAGGCGGCCGCGAACTGTCACTCTCTCTGGCCCGCCATCCGACTGTCTTCAATCCCTTCTATATTTCCATGGTGCGCGTCGGCGAAGCGACCGGCCTGCTCGACGAAATTTTCCTGCGCCTCTTCGATCACCTGGAATTCGAGCGTTTCATGCGCGAGCAGGTCAAATCGGCGCTGCGCTACCCAAGTTTCGTGATCATGGCCATGGTGGCCGCCATGGTTGTCGTCAATATCTTCGTCATCCCGGCCTTTGCCAAAGTTTTCGATGGATTCGGTGCCGATCTGCCGCTGATGACGAAAATACTGCTCGGTTTCTCCAATTTCATGGTCGCCTGGTGGCCGGCCATGCTGGTCGGCACTATTGGGGCAGCCCTTGCTTTCCGCGCCTGGGTGCGCACCGATGCCGGCTTGATGCAATGGGAAGCGATGGTCCTGCGTTTTCCGATTGCCGGAAAGATTGTCCGCAAGGCGGCGATGGCCCGCTTCTCCCGCAGCTTCGCGCTGGGGCTGCGCAGCGGTGTGCCGGTCATGCAGGCCTTGAGCAATTCCGCACAAACAGTTGGCAACAGCTATATCGCGCAGAAAATCGAAGGCATGCGCGACACCGTCGAGCGGGGTGAAAGCGTCGTCCGGGCCGCCATCGCCTCCAGTTTCTTCTCGCCCGTCGTGCTCCAGATGATCTCGGTCGGTGAAGAGTCGGGGTCGCTCGACGAGATGCTGGAAGAGGTTGGCCAAATGTATCAGCGTGAGGTCGAATACGAACTGAAGACGCTCGGCCAGCAGATCGAGCCGATTCTTATTGTCAGTCTGGGCGCGATGGTGCTTGTACTGGCGCTCGGTATCTTCCTGCCGATGTGGGACCTCGGCAAGGTTGCCATCAAGCATTGA
- a CDS encoding GspE/PulE family protein, with translation MLIQQGLLTDEQLKIALGEQKRTGRKLGRVFVESGYVTEEGISQALARQLRIPFINLNNFTPKPELIKLLPEAPARRFRALVLDQLPDGRLQIGLADPTDLQAYDEITRLVKREIDLAVVTETQLLSMVDRVYHRGEQITGLAKELTAELGDIPIEFGELLGLNPGAEDAPVVKLLQTVFEEAMRLRASDIHFEPQEKSLRIRFRIDGVLHIQTEADGKVSSAVALRLKLMSGLDISEKRLPQDGRFNIKVRGNSVDVRISTLPTQYGESVVMRLLAQNTGLLELERIGMPERVLDRLRHSLKRPSGMVLVTGPTGSGKTTTLYAALNELNSPEKKVITVEDPVEYRLSGLNQVQVHEKIDLSFSRVLRTVLRQDPDILLIGEMRDQETAEIGMRAAMTGHLVLSTLHTNDAVSTPIRLLDMGVPRYMVALSVHMVIAQRLVRLICTNCRVPYTLTPNEHEWLRYELANEVDQHTYHHGAGCSHCAGTGFQGRSGVYEFLEMSDTVVEAINHEDPGEFMRVARLQMAGETLRRDAVRMALSGRTTVSEAMRISNQFEE, from the coding sequence TTGCTGATTCAGCAAGGTTTGCTGACAGACGAACAACTGAAGATTGCCCTCGGTGAGCAGAAACGCACCGGGCGCAAGCTTGGGCGCGTTTTTGTCGAGAGCGGCTACGTCACCGAGGAAGGAATCTCGCAGGCGCTGGCCCGGCAATTGCGCATTCCCTTCATCAACCTCAATAATTTCACCCCCAAGCCGGAGCTGATCAAGCTCCTGCCCGAAGCGCCGGCCCGTCGTTTCCGGGCACTCGTGCTCGACCAGTTGCCGGATGGCCGTTTGCAGATCGGCCTGGCTGACCCGACCGACCTCCAGGCCTATGACGAGATCACCCGCCTGGTCAAACGCGAGATTGACCTCGCCGTCGTCACCGAAACCCAGTTGTTGTCGATGGTCGACCGCGTCTATCACCGTGGCGAGCAGATCACCGGCCTGGCCAAGGAACTGACCGCCGAACTGGGCGACATTCCCATCGAATTCGGCGAACTGCTCGGCCTCAATCCGGGCGCCGAGGATGCGCCGGTCGTCAAGCTGCTGCAAACGGTGTTCGAAGAAGCCATGCGCCTGCGTGCTTCCGACATCCATTTCGAGCCGCAGGAAAAATCCCTGCGCATCCGTTTCCGTATCGACGGCGTGTTGCACATCCAGACCGAGGCTGATGGCAAGGTGTCGTCCGCTGTCGCCCTGCGCCTCAAGCTGATGTCCGGTCTCGATATTTCGGAAAAACGCCTGCCCCAGGATGGTCGATTCAATATCAAGGTGCGCGGCAATTCGGTTGATGTGCGTATTTCCACGCTGCCCACCCAGTATGGCGAATCGGTGGTCATGCGTCTTCTTGCTCAGAATACGGGGCTGCTCGAACTGGAGCGGATCGGTATGCCCGAGCGCGTCCTCGATCGTTTGCGCCATTCCCTCAAGCGACCAAGCGGCATGGTGCTGGTTACCGGCCCGACCGGCTCGGGCAAGACGACAACCCTCTACGCGGCGCTGAACGAACTGAACAGCCCGGAGAAAAAGGTCATTACTGTCGAAGATCCGGTTGAATACCGGCTCTCCGGATTGAATCAGGTGCAGGTGCACGAAAAGATCGATCTGTCTTTCTCGCGTGTGCTGCGGACGGTGCTGCGTCAGGACCCGGATATCCTGCTGATCGGTGAAATGCGCGACCAGGAGACCGCCGAAATCGGTATGCGGGCCGCCATGACTGGCCACCTCGTGTTGTCCACGCTGCATACCAACGATGCCGTATCGACCCCGATCCGCCTGCTCGACATGGGGGTGCCGCGCTATATGGTGGCGCTCTCGGTGCATATGGTCATCGCCCAGCGTCTGGTCCGCCTGATCTGCACCAATTGCCGCGTCCCCTACACGTTGACCCCGAATGAGCACGAATGGCTGCGCTATGAACTGGCCAACGAGGTCGATCAGCACACCTATCATCACGGCGCTGGCTGCTCACATTGCGCCGGCACGGGTTTCCAGGGACGGAGCGGCGTCTACGAATTTCTTGAAATGAGCGATACCGTGGTTGAGGCTATCAATCACGAGGATCCGGGCGAGTTCATGCGGGTGGCCCGCCTCCAGATGGCCGGTGAAACCCTGCGCCGCGACGCAGTGCGCATGGCGCTGAGCGGCCGGACGACGGTTTCCGAAGCGATGCGCATCAGCAATCAGTTCGAGGAATAA
- a CDS encoding DEAD/DEAH box helicase — MQFTDLGLKAELLRAVSEQGYDTPTPIQAQAIPAVMTGRDLMATAQTGTGKTAGFTLPILHRLCSGPNDRLTRITKAPRVLVLTPTRELAIQVEESVRTYGKYLPVNSLAVFGGVGINPQIANLRRGVDVLVATPGRLLDHVQQRTVDLSKVEIFVLDEADRMLDMGFIRDIRKIIALLPKQRQNLMFSATFSPDIRELAAGLLHNPASVDVAARNTAAETVTQRVIETNRDQKKELLCHLFETRGWHQVLVFARTKHGADALSRTLEKAGIKSAAIHGDKSQGARTRALTDFKEGKLVALVATDIAARGIDIDALPYVINYELPNVAEDYVHRIGRTGRAGMEGEAISLVSHDERGSLRDIERLIKRDLEREVIPGFEPSAIAPPKPVQPPRGARKPQPGRPQAQKSGQKPGGPQQHRSGSRHR, encoded by the coding sequence ATGCAATTTACCGATCTCGGCCTCAAGGCCGAACTTCTGCGCGCCGTCAGCGAGCAGGGCTATGACACGCCGACGCCGATTCAGGCGCAGGCCATTCCCGCTGTGATGACCGGCCGCGACCTGATGGCCACGGCGCAGACCGGCACCGGCAAGACGGCCGGCTTCACGCTGCCCATCCTGCACCGTCTGTGCAGCGGCCCGAATGACCGCCTGACCCGCATTACCAAGGCCCCCCGCGTCCTCGTTCTGACGCCGACCCGCGAACTGGCCATTCAGGTTGAGGAAAGCGTCCGCACCTATGGCAAATATCTGCCGGTCAATTCGCTGGCCGTTTTCGGCGGTGTTGGCATCAATCCGCAAATCGCCAACCTGCGCCGGGGCGTCGATGTGCTGGTGGCAACGCCGGGGCGTTTGCTCGATCACGTTCAGCAACGCACGGTCGATCTGTCCAAGGTCGAAATTTTTGTCCTCGACGAAGCCGACCGCATGCTCGACATGGGCTTCATCCGCGATATCCGCAAGATCATCGCCCTGCTGCCCAAGCAGCGCCAGAACCTGATGTTCTCGGCGACCTTCTCGCCGGATATCCGCGAACTGGCCGCCGGCCTCCTCCACAATCCCGCCTCGGTCGATGTCGCAGCGCGCAATACGGCGGCTGAAACGGTCACCCAGCGCGTCATCGAAACCAACCGCGATCAGAAGAAGGAGCTGCTTTGCCACCTCTTCGAGACGCGCGGCTGGCATCAGGTGCTGGTCTTCGCCCGCACCAAGCACGGTGCCGATGCGCTGTCGCGGACGCTGGAAAAGGCCGGTATCAAGTCGGCCGCCATCCACGGTGACAAATCGCAGGGGGCCCGTACCCGCGCCCTGACCGACTTCAAGGAAGGCAAGCTGGTCGCCCTCGTCGCCACCGACATCGCCGCCCGTGGTATCGATATTGATGCGTTGCCCTACGTCATCAACTACGAACTGCCCAATGTCGCCGAAGACTATGTGCACCGTATTGGCCGCACCGGCCGGGCCGGCATGGAAGGCGAGGCAATCTCGCTGGTCAGCCACGACGAGCGGGGCAGCCTGCGCGACATTGAGCGCCTGATCAAGCGCGATCTCGAGCGTGAAGTCATCCCGGGCTTCGAGCCTTCGGCGATTGCCCCGCCCAAGCCGGTGCAGCCGCCGCGCGGTGCGCGCAAGCCGCAGCCGGGTCGGCCGCAGGCACAAAAATCCGGGCAAAAACCGGGTGGTCCGCAGCAACATCGGAGCGGCAGCCGGCATCGCTGA
- a CDS encoding O-succinylhomoserine sulfhydrylase: MSDLPDYRPETLAVRAGQQRSQFGEHSEALYLTSSFVFPSAAQAARRFSGEEEGNVYARFTNPTVTMFEDRLAALEGAEDCVATASGMSAIMAAVLAHLKQGDHIVASNSLFGATVQLFNNILSRTGITTTFVSHTDPAAWEAAIRPETKLFFLETPSNPLTEIADIKALVAIAHAKGILVAVDNCFCTPILQRPLDMGADLVIHSATKFLDGQGRVLGGAICGPKKLTEEVFKYLRTAGPTLSAFNAWVLLKGLETLKLRVDAQSANAAQLAAWLEAHPKVARVYYPGLPSHPQYALAKQQQKSGGAIVAFEVKGAREQAWQVVDNCRLLSITANLGDTKTTITHPASTTHGRITPEARAAAGINEGLLRIAVGLEAVEDLQADLERGLALI; encoded by the coding sequence ATGAGTGATTTGCCTGATTACCGTCCGGAAACCCTGGCCGTTCGTGCCGGGCAGCAGCGCAGCCAGTTCGGCGAGCATTCCGAGGCGCTGTACCTGACCTCCAGTTTTGTTTTTCCAAGTGCCGCGCAGGCCGCCCGGCGTTTTTCCGGCGAGGAAGAGGGCAATGTCTACGCCCGCTTCACCAACCCGACCGTCACCATGTTCGAAGACCGTCTGGCGGCGCTCGAAGGGGCTGAAGACTGCGTTGCCACGGCAAGCGGCATGTCGGCCATCATGGCTGCCGTGCTGGCCCATCTCAAGCAGGGTGACCACATCGTTGCGTCGAACAGTCTGTTCGGCGCTACCGTGCAGTTGTTCAACAACATCCTGTCGCGCACCGGCATCACCACCACCTTCGTCTCGCATACCGATCCGGCAGCGTGGGAAGCGGCGATCCGTCCCGAAACCAAACTGTTCTTCCTCGAAACGCCGTCCAATCCGCTGACCGAGATTGCCGATATCAAGGCACTGGTTGCCATTGCCCACGCCAAGGGCATCCTGGTCGCGGTAGACAACTGCTTTTGCACACCCATCCTGCAGCGTCCGCTCGACATGGGGGCCGATCTGGTCATCCATTCGGCCACCAAGTTCCTCGATGGGCAGGGGCGGGTGCTCGGCGGTGCCATTTGCGGCCCGAAGAAACTGACCGAAGAAGTTTTCAAATACCTGCGCACGGCTGGCCCGACCTTGTCGGCCTTCAATGCCTGGGTCCTTCTCAAGGGTCTGGAAACCTTGAAGCTGCGCGTTGATGCGCAATCGGCCAATGCGGCGCAACTGGCCGCCTGGCTGGAAGCCCACCCGAAAGTGGCGCGCGTCTATTATCCCGGCCTGCCCTCGCATCCGCAGTACGCACTGGCGAAACAGCAGCAGAAGTCGGGCGGTGCCATCGTCGCTTTCGAAGTCAAGGGCGCTCGTGAACAAGCCTGGCAGGTTGTCGACAATTGTCGCCTGCTCTCGATTACCGCCAATCTCGGCGATACCAAGACCACCATCACCCATCCTGCCTCCACCACGCATGGCCGCATTACCCCGGAAGCCCGGGCTGCGGCTGGCATCAATGAAGGGCTGCTGCGCATCGCTGTCGGCCTCGAAGCGGTGGAGGATCTTCAGGCCGACCTCGAACGGGGTCTGGCCCTTATCTGA
- the purF gene encoding amidophosphoribosyltransferase, producing MCGILGVMATTPVNQLLYDGLMVLQHRGQDAAGIATAENNTFHLHKGPGLVRDVFRTRNMRALPGNCGIGHVRYPTAGSAYNFAEAQPFYVNSPFGLCLGHNGNLTNAEQLKGEMFRLDRRHINTNSDSEVLLNVLAHELQSAAHGYELDVDAIFQAVGGVHRRCRGAYAVVVLIAGYGLLAFRDPHGIRPLVYGQNETPEGMEYLVSSESVALDTLGFKMVRDIEPGEAVFIDFNYQFHSRQCAQQPMYAPCIFEYVYLARPDSVIDGVSVYEARLAMGEMLAEKVKKHIPVEEIDVVIPIPDSSRPSAMQLAQALGIPFREGFVKNRYVGRTFIMPGQAMRRKSVRQKLNTVGQEFKGKRVLLVDDSIVRGTTSREIVDMARAAGAVKVYFASAAPPVRFPNVYGIDMPTRAELIATGRTGDEIATEIGADALVYQDIEALKESVTSLRADLTLFDASCFDGCYITGDIDEHYLDAVEGKRGGKGSKNDEDGDGKASQQLVLQLAADAQD from the coding sequence ATGTGCGGGATTCTGGGTGTAATGGCGACAACGCCGGTCAATCAGCTGCTTTACGATGGCTTGATGGTGCTTCAGCACCGCGGCCAGGATGCGGCGGGGATCGCCACGGCTGAGAACAACACGTTTCACCTGCACAAGGGGCCGGGACTCGTCCGCGACGTCTTCCGCACGCGCAACATGCGGGCGCTGCCTGGCAACTGCGGTATCGGCCACGTTCGCTACCCGACCGCCGGTTCGGCCTACAACTTTGCCGAGGCCCAGCCGTTCTACGTCAATTCGCCTTTCGGCCTGTGTCTGGGCCACAACGGCAACCTGACCAATGCCGAACAGCTCAAGGGCGAAATGTTCCGCCTTGACCGCCGGCACATCAACACCAATTCCGATTCGGAAGTCCTGTTAAACGTCCTCGCCCACGAACTGCAGTCGGCGGCGCATGGTTACGAGCTAGACGTCGACGCCATCTTTCAGGCCGTTGGCGGCGTCCATCGCCGTTGCCGTGGGGCCTACGCTGTTGTCGTCCTGATCGCCGGTTACGGCCTGCTTGCCTTCCGCGATCCGCACGGCATCCGGCCGCTCGTCTATGGCCAGAATGAAACGCCTGAAGGCATGGAGTATCTCGTGTCGTCCGAGTCGGTTGCCCTCGATACCCTGGGCTTCAAGATGGTGCGCGACATCGAGCCAGGTGAGGCGGTTTTCATCGACTTCAATTACCAGTTCCACAGCCGCCAGTGCGCGCAGCAGCCGATGTACGCGCCGTGCATTTTCGAATACGTCTATCTGGCCCGCCCGGATTCGGTCATTGACGGTGTGTCGGTTTACGAAGCACGTCTGGCCATGGGCGAAATGCTGGCCGAGAAGGTCAAGAAGCATATCCCCGTTGAAGAGATCGACGTGGTCATTCCGATTCCCGATTCAAGCCGCCCATCCGCCATGCAACTGGCCCAGGCGCTGGGCATTCCGTTCCGTGAAGGCTTCGTCAAGAACCGCTACGTCGGTCGTACCTTCATCATGCCCGGTCAGGCCATGCGCCGGAAGTCGGTGCGTCAGAAGCTCAATACCGTCGGCCAGGAATTCAAGGGCAAACGTGTCCTGTTGGTCGATGACTCCATCGTCCGTGGCACGACCAGTCGCGAAATTGTCGACATGGCGCGTGCCGCCGGTGCGGTCAAGGTCTACTTTGCTTCGGCCGCGCCGCCGGTGCGTTTCCCCAATGTGTATGGCATCGACATGCCGACCCGGGCCGAATTGATCGCCACCGGGCGCACCGGTGACGAAATCGCCACCGAGATCGGGGCCGATGCACTGGTGTACCAGGACATCGAGGCGCTCAAGGAGTCGGTTACCTCGTTGCGGGCCGACCTCACGCTGTTCGACGCATCCTGTTTTGATGGCTGCTACATCACCGGCGACATCGACGAACATTATCTCGATGCCGTCGAAGGCAAGCGCGGTGGCAAGGGGTCGAAGAACGATGAAGATGGCGACGGCAAGGCCTCGCAGCAACTCGTCCTGCAACTGGCGGCCGATGCCCAGGATTGA
- a CDS encoding CvpA family protein, which translates to MTGFDYVVIAIVGLSLLFGVWRGVVGEVISLVAWGLGIFAAIEFGAPVGRSLFAGLSDPALRTLAGCVVIFVGVLVAMSLLNMVVRSMVKALGLSVSDRLLGMLFGLVRGVLVCMVLVGLGGMTSAPTQSWWQDATLAAPLETVVMAAKPWLPDDLAKRIRFS; encoded by the coding sequence ATGACCGGTTTTGATTATGTGGTGATCGCCATTGTCGGTTTGTCGCTGTTGTTTGGCGTGTGGCGTGGCGTGGTCGGCGAAGTGATCTCGCTGGTCGCCTGGGGACTGGGGATTTTTGCGGCCATTGAGTTTGGCGCGCCAGTCGGGCGGTCGTTGTTCGCCGGCCTGAGTGATCCGGCGCTGCGGACCCTGGCGGGTTGTGTGGTGATATTTGTCGGTGTGCTGGTGGCGATGTCGCTGTTGAATATGGTGGTGCGCAGCATGGTCAAAGCCTTGGGTCTGTCCGTGTCGGATCGACTGCTTGGCATGCTCTTCGGGCTGGTGCGCGGGGTGCTGGTATGCATGGTGCTGGTCGGACTGGGGGGAATGACCTCGGCGCCGACCCAGTCGTGGTGGCAGGATGCGACGCTGGCGGCGCCGCTGGAAACGGTCGTCATGGCAGCCAAACCCTGGTTGCCCGACGATTTGGCAAAACGAATTCGATTTAGCTAG
- a CDS encoding SPOR domain-containing protein, giving the protein MEDNDAQLQLKKRARRRLVGAVFFVSVVAVVLPMVMDHEPRQTVQDVEIRIPGQDEKPFAPKFAVAPVEKAAAKPVEAPVAAVAEPVVKPTARVVEVSKETVAAEKLVEKAVAKPEKAPEKPASKAPEKPVEKPKADDAKRAAAILAGQAAEAKPAAKGGEYLVLIGAFANEANVRLLKSKLTEEGIKTFSEPLETPQGKKTRLRAGPFASREAADKALDKMKRIGVSGVVAAKP; this is encoded by the coding sequence ATGGAAGACAACGACGCCCAGTTGCAACTCAAGAAACGCGCCCGCCGCCGTCTGGTCGGGGCGGTTTTCTTCGTCTCCGTGGTGGCAGTAGTGCTGCCCATGGTGATGGATCACGAGCCACGCCAGACCGTGCAGGATGTCGAAATCCGTATTCCGGGCCAGGATGAAAAGCCATTTGCCCCGAAATTTGCCGTCGCGCCCGTTGAAAAAGCGGCCGCGAAGCCGGTTGAGGCACCAGTGGCTGCGGTTGCTGAACCCGTCGTGAAGCCGACGGCACGCGTGGTGGAGGTCTCCAAGGAGACTGTCGCCGCCGAGAAGCTGGTTGAGAAGGCGGTCGCCAAGCCGGAAAAAGCGCCGGAAAAGCCGGCCTCCAAGGCCCCGGAAAAGCCGGTGGAAAAGCCCAAGGCCGATGATGCCAAGCGGGCTGCCGCCATTCTCGCGGGGCAGGCGGCTGAAGCCAAGCCGGCGGCCAAAGGCGGCGAATACCTGGTGCTCATCGGTGCCTTCGCCAATGAGGCCAATGTCAGGCTGCTCAAGTCCAAGTTGACCGAGGAAGGGATCAAGACCTTCAGCGAGCCGCTCGAGACGCCGCAGGGCAAGAAGACGCGTTTGCGGGCCGGCCCCTTCGCCAGTCGTGAGGCGGCCGACAAGGCGTTGGACAAGATGAAGCGGATCGGTGTGAGCGGAGTCGTTGCGGCCAAGCCATGA
- the folC gene encoding bifunctional tetrahydrofolate synthase/dihydrofolate synthase: protein MTLQDWLAHLEGLHPKGQAGIELGLDRIRLVKAALGQAQHCPVIIVGGTNGKGSTCAYLETIIDRAGYKVGCYTSPHLMAYNERVRLNGKSVSDTALCAAFARVEAARIKAGNVALTYFEFGTLAAWEVFAEAGVEAAILEVGLGGRLDAVNAYEPDVSVVTTVALDHTDWLGPDRDSIGFEKAGIFRSGKPALCADPQPPKTLLDHAAAIGADLRLIGRDFGFERPAAETSENRLQWRWWCRSGGQLIKRTLAYPGLRGPTQLHNAAVALAALDALGDKLPVTMQAIRPGLIETELAGRFQVVPGKPAIVLDVGHNPQAIRVLADNLSGMGFFNQTLAVLGMLSDKDIVGALAPLKDKIDVWHLATLAGPRGTSAETLAGIIAEQALGGEVICHASPQLAMQAAKGQAAESDRILAFGSFYTVAGALETLRKKPV from the coding sequence ATGACGCTACAAGACTGGCTGGCCCATCTCGAAGGCCTGCACCCGAAAGGTCAGGCCGGCATCGAGCTGGGGCTTGACCGTATCCGGTTGGTCAAGGCGGCGCTCGGGCAGGCCCAGCACTGCCCGGTCATCATCGTCGGCGGCACCAACGGCAAGGGTTCGACCTGCGCCTATCTTGAAACCATCATTGATCGTGCTGGCTACAAGGTTGGCTGCTACACCTCGCCGCACCTCATGGCCTACAACGAGCGGGTTCGCCTGAATGGCAAATCGGTCAGTGATACAGCGCTGTGCGCCGCCTTTGCCCGTGTCGAAGCGGCGCGAATCAAGGCGGGAAACGTCGCGCTGACCTATTTTGAATTTGGCACTCTGGCGGCCTGGGAGGTTTTTGCCGAGGCCGGCGTCGAGGCCGCCATTCTCGAGGTTGGCCTCGGTGGCCGACTTGATGCGGTCAATGCCTACGAGCCCGATGTTTCCGTCGTTACTACCGTGGCCCTGGATCACACCGACTGGCTCGGTCCGGATCGCGACAGTATCGGTTTTGAAAAGGCCGGTATTTTTCGGAGCGGCAAGCCCGCTCTGTGTGCCGATCCGCAACCGCCCAAAACCCTGCTCGATCACGCTGCCGCTATCGGTGCCGATTTGCGACTGATCGGCCGCGATTTTGGATTTGAGCGGCCGGCCGCCGAAACCAGTGAAAATCGCCTGCAATGGCGTTGGTGGTGCCGTTCCGGCGGACAGCTGATCAAGCGTACCCTGGCTTATCCGGGCCTGCGTGGGCCGACCCAGTTGCACAACGCCGCGGTTGCCCTGGCGGCGCTCGATGCGCTGGGTGACAAGTTGCCGGTGACCATGCAGGCGATTCGTCCGGGTCTGATCGAAACAGAACTGGCCGGACGCTTTCAGGTGGTTCCCGGCAAGCCCGCCATCGTCCTCGATGTCGGCCACAATCCACAGGCCATTCGGGTGCTGGCCGACAATCTCTCGGGGATGGGGTTTTTCAACCAGACCCTGGCTGTGCTCGGCATGCTGAGTGATAAGGATATCGTCGGCGCGCTGGCCCCCCTCAAGGACAAGATCGATGTCTGGCACCTGGCGACGCTGGCCGGGCCGCGCGGGACGAGCGCCGAGACGCTGGCTGGCATCATTGCCGAGCAGGCGCTCGGTGGTGAGGTGATTTGCCATGCTTCGCCGCAGCTTGCCATGCAAGCAGCCAAGGGGCAGGCCGCTGAAAGTGATAGAATCCTCGCCTTTGGATCCTTCTACACGGTAGCCGGGGCGCTCGAAACGCTTCGGAAAAAGCCCGTGTAG